A region of the Sandaracinaceae bacterium genome:
CCCTGGTCGCAACGCGCGTGCTGCACCCGTATGCGCCGGCGTTCGTGCGCGACCTGGTGCTGCTAGGCACGGTCGGCACGCTCGCGGGCGTGCTCCGTACGCGTGCGCAGCGGCGGGTGCTCGCCTACGCCCTGCCCTTCGTCGTCATCGACGCGCTGCGAGTGCTCTCCCACGAGGCCTCGCACTGGCATCGCGTCACGCTTCTGCTCGCCAGCCTGGCGGGCTGCTTGCCGCTCGTAGCCGTGCTGCGCGAGTCCCGTCCGCTGCCCACCACGGCATCCCCCGACCTCGCCCCGCTCGCCTCGGGTGCCGACGAGGGCACGGACTGGCTGCGGGGCCGCAACGCCCGCTGGTTGTGCACCATGGCGCTGGGCACGCTGCTGGTCGCGGTCGGCTCCAACGCCCTGGGCTACATCACCCTGGCGCAGCTGCTGAGCGAGGGGACGCTGGCCACGGTGTACCTGAGCGGCACGCTAGCCGTGCTGGCCGAGGCGCTGGACGCCTTCCTGGAGGTGCTCATCCGCACCCCGGCAGCCGTGCGCCTGCGCTCGCTGCAGTCCCGCCCCGAGGTGGTCCTCGCGTCGTTCCAGAAGCTCGTCCACGTCACCTGCTGGTTCGTGTGGGGCGTGCTCACGCTCGAGGAGTTCCGGCTGCTCGAGCCCGTCCGCGAGGTGCTGATCTCCACCGTCGAGGCGAGCTTCAGCGTGGGCGAAGTCACGCTCTCGCTCGGGCGGATCGGCACGTTCGTGCTCGCGCTGCTGCTCGCCTACTGGGCCAGTCGCTTCGCCGGGTTCTTGTTGGATGAAGACGTGCTGCCGCGCATGAACCTGGGGCGCGGCGTGGCGCCCACCGTCTCCATGCTGAGCCGGTACACCATCATCGGCCTTGGCATCGTGCTCGCCGTCGCAGCAGCCGGAGTGCACCTCTCGAACCTCACGTTCATCATGGGCGCGCTGGGCGTGGGCATCGGCTTTGGCCTGCAGACCGTGGTGAACAACTTCGTGTCCGGGCTGATCCTGATCTTCGAGCGTCCCGTGAAGATCGGGGACGTCATCGAGGTGGGCGATCAGGTGGGGGAGGTCACCAGCATCGGCATCCGCGCCAGCACGGTGCGCACGTACCAAGGGGCCGAAGTCATCGTGCCCAACGCGCAGCTCATCTCGAACGAGGTGGTGAACTGGACGGCGAGCGACCGAAACCGACGCGTGGACGTGGACGTGGGCGTGGCCTACGGGACTGACCTGCGCCACGCGGTGAACGTGCTGACCGAGGCCGCGGCGGGGTTGGAGGAGGCGCTCGAATTCCCAGCGCCGAAGACGGTCTTCGTGAGCTTCGGGGACAGCGCGGTGAACCTCAGCGTGCGCATGTGGATCTGGGAGCACAACGAGTGGCTCAACGCCAAAACCGCGCTGGCCGCCACCGTGGCAGCCACGCTTCAGCGCGAAGGCATCGAGATCCCCTTCCCGCAGCAGGTGGTGCACCGGGCGCCCGAGAAGCAGCCTGCTGCCGGCCCAGCCACGCGGCCGCAGGCTGCCAACCCCGCCATCCCCGGAGACCCTTCACCAGGGGACATCGACGACGACGACAACGGCGGCGTGGAGCCGCCGGAGCCTCCTCAGTCCGCGTCGTAGGCCAGGCTCGGTGCCAGCCAGCGCTCCACGTGGCTCAGCGTCTCGCCCTTGCGCGCGGCGTAGTCGCGCACCTGGTCACGGTCGATCTGACCAATGGGGAAGTACCGCGCCTCGGGGTGCGCCAGGTAGATGCCGCTCACGCTCGACGCGGGCATCATGGCGAAGTGCTCGGTGAGCGTGACGCCAGCGCGCTCCGCTTCCAGCAGGGTGAAGAGCTTGCTCTTCTCGGTGTGGTCCGGGCAGGCCGGGTAGCCGAACGCGGGGCGGATGCCGCGGTAGCGCTCCTCGATCAGGTCCTCCGACGTGAGCGACTCGTCCACGCCGTAGCCCCAGTCGCGCCGCGCGCGGGCGTGCAGGTACTCGGCGCCAGCCTCGGCCAGGCGGTCGGCCAGGGCCTTCACCATGATGGCGTTGTAGTCGTCGAGCGCCGCTTCGTAGCGGGCGGCCAGCTTCTCCACGCCGATGCCCGCCGTGATGGCGAACGCGCCCACGTGATCGGCGACCCCGCTCCCCACGGGCGCGATGTAGTCGGCCAGTGAAAGGTAGGGCTGCCCCGTGGGCTTCTCGGCCTGCTGGCGCAGCATGTTGAAGCGCAGGCGCTCCGCCGTGCGGGTCTCGTCGGTGTAGACCACGATGTCGTCGCCGTCCGAGTTGGCCGGCCAGAAGCCGTAGGCCGCGCTGGCCTTGAGCGAGCCGTCGCGGATGATCTCGGCCAACAAGCGCTGACCGTTCTCGTAGAGGTCGCGCGCCGCCTCGCCGTGCTGCGCGTGCTCGAGGATCTTGGGGAAGCGGCCCTTCAGGTCCCAAGCCGCGAAGAAGAACGTCCAGTCGATGTAGGGGACGATGTCGGTGAGCGGAATGTCCTCGAGGATGCGCAGCCCCGTGAAGCTGGGCGTCGGCACCGTGGTGGCGTCGAAGGTCAGCTGCGGGCGCAGCTCGCGGGCCACTGGAAGCGCCACGCGGGGCCGGTTGCGGCGCTCGGCGAAGAGGCCGCGCGTGTTCTCCTGGTCGCGCTTCACCTCGGCCACGTAGTCGGCCGAGCCAGCGGCATCCAGCACGTGGCTGACCACCCGCACCACGCGACTCGCGTCGATCACGTGGATGACCGGGCCATCGTACTGCGGCGCGATCTTCACCGCCGTGTGCTGCTTGCTGGTGGTGGCCCCGCCGATCAACAGCGGCAGCGTGAAGCCTCGCCGCTTCATCTCCTTGGCCACGTGCACCATCTCGTCGAGCGAGGGCGTGATGAGCCCCGAGAGCCCGATCGCGTCCACCTTCTCGGCCTCCGCGCGCCGCAGGATCTCGTCGGCCGCCACCATGACCCCGAGGTCGATCACCTCGTAGTTGTTGCAGCCGAGCACCACGCCCACGATGTTCTTGCCGATGTCGTGCACGTCGCCCTTCACGGTGGCCATCAGGATCTTGCCGCGCGCCTGCTGCCCGCTGCCTTCCTTCTCCGCGTCCATGAACGGCTCGAGGTAGGCCACGGCGCGCTTCATGACGCGCGCGCTCTTGACCACCTGCGGGAGGAACATCTTGCCCGCTGCCGAAGAGGTCGCCCACCACGGCCATGCCGTCCATCAGCGGCCCCTCGATGACGTCGAGCGGCTTCGCCAGCTGCGAGCGCGCCTCCTCGGTGTCCACCTCGATGAAGTCCGTGATGCCCTTCACCAGGGCATGGCGCAGTCGGTCGCGCACGTCGGCGTCGCGCCAGGCCAGGTCTTCCACCTGCGTCTTGCCGGCGCCCTTCACCGTCTCGGCCAGCGTGACCAGACGCTCGGTGGCGTCCGGGCGGCGGTCGAACAGCACGTCCTCCACGGCGTCGCGCAGCTCCTTCGGGATCTCTTCGTAGACCTCGAGCTGGCCCGCGTTGACGATGCCCATGTCCATGCCCGCCGCGATGGCGCGGTAGAGGAACGCCGAGTGCATGGCCTCGCGCACCTTGTCGTTGCCGCGGAACGAGAAGCTCAGGTTGGAGATGCCGCCGCTGATGCGCGCACCGGGGCACACCTGCTTGATCTGCTTGGTGGCCTCGATGAAGTCGATGGCGTAGCGGTTGTGCTCCTCGATGCCCGTGGCCACGGCGAACACGTTGGGGTCGAAGATGATGTCCTCGGGCGCGAAGCCCACCTGCTCCACCAGGATGCGGTAGGCGCGCTGGCAGATGCTCACGCGGCGCTCCACCGTGTCGGCCTGGCCGGCCTCGTCGAAGGCCATGACCACCGCCGCCGCGCCGTACTGCCGCACCTTGTGCGCCTTGTCGATGAAGTCGGCCTCGCCCTCCTTCATGGAGATGGAGTTCACGATGGCCTTGCCCTGCACGCACTTGAGGCCCGCCTCGATGACGCTCCACTTGGAGCTATCCACCATGATGGGCACGCGCGCGATCTCGGGCTCCACGGCCAGCAGGTTCAGGAAGCGCGTCATGGCCGCCTCCGAGTCCAGCATGCCCTCGTCCATGTTGACGTCCAGGATGTTGGCGCCGCCGCGCACCTGCTGGAGCGCCACGGTCACGGCCTCGTCGTAGTTGCCCTCCTTGATCAGGCGGGCGAACTTCTTGCTGCCGGTGATGTTGGTGCGCTCACCCACCATCTGGAAGCCAGAGTCCTTGGTCAGCACCAGCGGCTCGAGCCCGCTGTAGCGCGCGTTGTGGCTCACCGGGGACGGCTTGCGCGGGCGCACGTGCTTGGTGGCGTCCACGATCGCAGCGATGTGGTCGGGGGTGGTGCCGCAGCAGCCGCCCAGTACGTTCACGAGGCCCTCCTCCGCGAACTCGCGCATGAACCTGGCCATCTCGCGTGGGCTCTGGTCGTACTCGCCCATGGCGTTGGGCAGGCCGGCGTTCGGGTACGCGCTCAAGTACGTGGTGGCCACCGTCGACAGGTTCTGCACGAACGGGCGCATCTGCTCGGCGCCGAGGCCGCAGTTGATGCCAATGGTGAGCGGCTGCACGTGCTCCATGGAGGTCCAGAAGGCCTCGATGTTCTGGCCGGACATGGTGCGCCCGCTGTTGTCGATGATGGTCACCGAGACCAGCACGGGCACGCGCACGCCACGCTCGCGGAAGACGTCGTCGATGGCCGCCGTGGCCGCTTTGGCGTTCAGCGTGTCGAAGATGGTCTCCACCAGCAGCACGTCGGAGCCGCCGTCCAGCAGGCCGCGCGTCTGCTCGGCGTAGGCCGCGCGCATCTCGTCGAAGGTCACCGCGCGGAAGCCCGGGTCGTTCACGTCGGGCGACAGGCTGAGCGTCCGGTTGGTGGGCCCGAGGGTGCCGGCCACGATGCGCGGCTTGTCCTTGGTGCTGTACTTGTCGGCCGCCTCGCGAGCCAGCTTGGCCGACGCGACGTTCAGCTCGTAGACCAGGTGCTCCATGGCGTAGTCCGCCTGGGAGATGCGGTTCGCGTTGAACGAGTTGGTCTCGAGGATGTCCGCGCCGGCGGCCAGGTACTGCTCGTGCACGCCGCGGATCACGTCGGGCCGCGTGAGCACCAGGAGGTCCGTGTTGCCCTTCAGGTCGCTCGGGTGGGCCTGGAAGCGCTCGCCGCGGTAGTCGGCCTCCACGAGGCCGTGGCGCTGCACCATCGTCCCCATGGCCCCGTCGATGTAGAGCAGACGCTCTTCGAGGAGGGCACGGAGTTGGTCATGGAGGGAGCTGGTCATGGGGTGTGGCTCACTTTGTCGCGATCGCGGTCAGGACTTGAAAATGGGGAGCACGGCGCTCGCGCGACGTGATCTCGCAGAATTGTGGCGTCATGCCAGCACGCTTCAGCAGGCGGAGGAGCGCGCTGGGCTGTAAGCCTGCGTTGACGTGGCCATAGCGGGCCGTCAGCTCGGCGTGCGGATGCTCCAGCAAGGTGGCCACCACCACCCGGCCGCCGGGACGCAGCACCCGCGCAGCCTCGCGCAGCGCCACCACGGGCTCCGTGGAGTAGCCCAGCACGTGCAGCAGCAGCGCCACGTCCACGGACGCGTCCCCGAGCGGCAGGGCGTGCATGTCGCCCACCTCGAAGCGCACCCGCTGAGCCACCAGGGAGTCTGCCCCGGAGCCGAGCACGCGCCTCGCCGCCGCCTCGATGACCTTCGGGCTCACGTCGATGCCCACGTAGCGGACGCAGCGCCCCTCGAGCAGGGCGGCCAAATGCCCGTCGCCGCAGCCCACGTCCAGCACGTCGCCCAGGCTCAGCAGGCCGAAGAGCGCGTTGCCCAGGGCCTCCCAGGTGCGCCCGGGGGAGTAGTGGCGCTCCATCTCCCCGGCGATGCTCTCCGGCCAGGTCTCACCCCCCGCGCGCGCCGCGAGCGCCTCGGCCAGCCGCCGCCGGTCGCCGTCCAGCACGGAGTCGCGCAGGCGCTCCGAGAAGACGCCCAGCAGCGCGCGGCCCTCGGGGGGCAGCTGCTCATCGTCCACGCGATACAGGTTGGACGCGCCGCGCGCCCGCGCCGAGAGGAGCCCGCCCTCGCGCAGCCGGGCGAGGTGACCCGAGACGCGGCTCTGGGCCAGCTCGGTGACACGGCAAATCTCGGCCACCGAGAGCTCGGCCTCCGACAAGAGCCACAGCAGGCGCACGCGCGTCTCGTCCCCGAACAGCGCAAACAGACCGGCGGCTCGCTCCAGGCTGAGCGGCT
Encoded here:
- a CDS encoding mechanosensitive ion channel produces the protein MTRSPVCGPLAAALLGLLAVLASAVPRANAQGDADAGVDVPAVVPFAASEIASATNDTSAALAALELSLAPSREMKAIEAALPGLEERVSEQAESPAGRLGLRELDEARQTWLATQSDLEHYQSALEERAARLEEVARELEDMRARWQATRDVDPTLPDAALEQARRALRDVARTRRKVEESLAKTLQVQRNVARVQLVVTGVLNRIEGAESDLRGQLTQRTRGFIYPHMPRAEDEHAFVGPRGAQASIARFVRQSGERLPFQLVLFVLLFAAGRYAAGHATGSAAPSVRRPFVTALFMTLVATRVLHPYAPAFVRDLVLLGTVGTLAGVLRTRAQRRVLAYALPFVVIDALRVLSHEASHWHRVTLLLASLAGCLPLVAVLRESRPLPTTASPDLAPLASGADEGTDWLRGRNARWLCTMALGTLLVAVGSNALGYITLAQLLSEGTLATVYLSGTLAVLAEALDAFLEVLIRTPAAVRLRSLQSRPEVVLASFQKLVHVTCWFVWGVLTLEEFRLLEPVREVLISTVEASFSVGEVTLSLGRIGTFVLALLLAYWASRFAGFLLDEDVLPRMNLGRGVAPTVSMLSRYTIIGLGIVLAVAAAGVHLSNLTFIMGALGVGIGFGLQTVVNNFVSGLILIFERPVKIGDVIEVGDQVGEVTSIGIRASTVRTYQGAEVIVPNAQLISNEVVNWTASDRNRRVDVDVGVAYGTDLRHAVNVLTEAAAGLEEALEFPAPKTVFVSFGDSAVNLSVRMWIWEHNEWLNAKTALAATVAATLQREGIEIPFPQQVVHRAPEKQPAAGPATRPQAANPAIPGDPSPGDIDDDDNGGVEPPEPPQSAS
- a CDS encoding metalloregulator ArsR/SmtB family transcription factor, which codes for MKDSEPLSLERAAGLFALFGDETRVRLLWLLSEAELSVAEICRVTELAQSRVSGHLARLREGGLLSARARGASNLYRVDDEQLPPEGRALLGVFSERLRDSVLDGDRRRLAEALAARAGGETWPESIAGEMERHYSPGRTWEALGNALFGLLSLGDVLDVGCGDGHLAALLEGRCVRYVGIDVSPKVIEAAARRVLGSGADSLVAQRVRFEVGDMHALPLGDASVDVALLLHVLGYSTEPVVALREAARVLRPGGRVVVATLLEHPHAELTARYGHVNAGLQPSALLRLLKRAGMTPQFCEITSRERRAPHFQVLTAIATK